The sequence AACTGACCGTGGCCCTGGTCGGCAAGTACATCGATCTGCCAGATGCGTATCTGTCGGTGACCGAAGCCCTGCGCGCTGGCGGCTTCGCCAACAACGCCAAGGTGAACATCCGCTGGGTGCCAGCCGACGACTGCGCTACCGAAGCAGGAGCCGCCAAGGCACTTGAAGGCGCAGAAGCTATCTGCGTGCCAGGTGGATTCGGCATTCGCGGCCTGGAAGGCAAGCTCGGCGCACTGCGCTTCGCTCGTGAAAACCAGCTGCCAACTCTGGGCCTGTGCCTGGGACTGCAGTCGATGGTCATCGAATACGCCCGCAACATGGCTGGCCTCACCGATGCATCGTCGACCGAATTCGATCCAGAAACCTCGACCCCGGTCATCGCGACCATGGAAGAGCAGCTGGCAATCGTGGACGGCAAGGGCGACCTTGGCGGCACCATGCGTCTGGGGCTGTACGACGCAAAGCTGCTTGAAGGCTCGGTCCTTGCAGAAACCTACGGCAAGACCGATGTCGCAGAGCGCCACCGCCACCGCTACGAGGTCAACAACTCGTACCGTGCACAGCTTGAAGAGGCCGGCCTGGTTTTCTCGGGCACTTCGCCAGATGGCAACCTGGTTGAGTTCGTTGAACTGCCAAAGGACGTACACCCGTACTACGTCTCCACGCAGGCTCACCCAGAGCTCTCCAGCCGCCCAACTCGCCCGCACCCGCTGTTCGCCGGTCTGGTCGAGGCAGCGCTGAAGTTGCGCAAGTAAGAGCTTCTTAGAGGTAAAACTCTGAAGGCAATGCGCGCCGGTCATTACTGACCGGCGCGCAGCTGTTTAAGCTGGAGATTGACGACCAGCATTTTCTACCAAAGGACAATCTTCGTGCCGCTGCATCCAATAGCCGATGAATTCTCACCGCGTGAACTGCTGAACCGCGAAACCGTGTACAAGGGGCGGATCTGGGATGTATTGCATGACAGCGTGAAGCTTTCCGACGACGGCGCGACCATCGACCGCGACTACATCAGCCACCCTGGTGCGGTCAGCGTACTGGTCCTGGACGACCAAGAGCGCGTCTTGATGATCAACCAGTACCGCCATCCGGTAGGCATGCGCCTGTGGGAAATTCCTGCCGGCCTGCTGGACGTGGCAGGCGAACCGCCGCTGGAAGCTGCAAAGCGCGAATTGTGGGAGGAAGCGGATCGAACCGCCGATCACTGGGCGATCCTCACCGATGTCTTCTTGAGCCCGGGGTCCTCGGCCGAGGCCGTGCGCGTGTACCTGGCGCGGGATGCAAAACTGGTTGCCGATGACCAGCGCCATGAACGCACCGATGAAGAAGCCGAAATGATCAGCACCTGGGTGCCATTGGAAGAAGCCGTCGCAGCAGTGCTGGCTGGCAAGATCCATAACCCTACCGCGATGATCGCTATTCTGGCCGCTCAGGCTGCCCGGGCCAATCAACACCTTGGGCTGCGCGATGCAAACGAGCCATTCGACGTGCACCCCTACCTGCGCGAAGGATGAGCGACCAGTTCGAAACCCCGCTCAAACGCTACTTGCAGCACCTGGCCATTGAGCGCGGTCTGGCCGAGAACACCCTCGCCTCCTACCGCAGGGACCTGCTTCGCTATGTTGATACGATGCAGGCTGCCGGTGTTGAACAGCCGCAGAAGATTACCGAGCTGGCGATCAGCGGCTACCTGCAGGATCTTTCGCGCGGGAATGAGAAGCACAAGGCCCTGAGCGCCCGCTCGGTGGCTCGGCATTCGGTGGCGATCCGCCAGCTGCACAAGTACTGGGAGCTGGAAGGAATCTGCGTACCCAATCCCGCCCGCGAGATCCAGCCTCCCGCTATTGGCCAATCGCTGCCCAAAGCGATTTCCATTGACCAAGTCACCTCAATCCTTGAATCGGTGAGCATTGAAACCCCGGCCGGGTTGCGTGATCGGGCGATTCTGGAATTTTTGTACTCCACCGGTGCGCGCATATCCGAAGTAGTGGATCTGGACGTAGATGACCTGCACTTTGCCCAGGACGCTGTGGTGCGGCTCTTCGGCAAGGGATCCAAGGAACGCGTGGTTCCAGTTGGCGGGTATGCCCAACGTGCGGTGAGCGATTACCTGGTGCGTGCGCGCCCCTCACTGGCGGCCAAGGGCAAAGGCACACCCGCCTTGTTCCTCAATCAGCGCGGGGGCAGGCTGTCCCGGCAATCGGTGTGGCTGCTGCTTTCCAAGGCCGCTGAACGGGCAGGGATCACCACCGAAGTTTCCCCACACACGCTTCGCCATTCGTTCGCCACGCATTTGCTTGAAGGCGGTGCCGATGTGCGAGTCGTGCAGGAATTGCTGGGGCACGCTTCGGTCACCACCACGCAGATTTACACCAAGGTCACCGTAGATTCGCTGCGTGAGGCCTACCAATTGGCGCACCCGAGGGTGAATTAGCCATGGCTAGCAACTTACATGGTGCCAAGCAGATCGCCCTGGTGGCGTTGGTGCAGCACCGTGAAGGAGATGTGCAGATCCTGCTGGGACGCAAGCGTCGCGGGTTCGGCCAAGGCAATATCGTGCTGCCCGGAGGCAAGATAGAGCCAGGAGAAACCGCCAAGCAGGCAGCAATTCGGGAGTTCGCCGAAGAAACGGGTTTGCGGGTTGCCGCCGAGGATTTGGAACTAGCCGCGCAGATTAACTTCCGCTTTCCTGCCCAGCCAGCAGCTGATATGCAATGCACTGCCTTTAT comes from Glutamicibacter arilaitensis Re117 and encodes:
- a CDS encoding NUDIX domain-containing protein; this encodes MPLHPIADEFSPRELLNRETVYKGRIWDVLHDSVKLSDDGATIDRDYISHPGAVSVLVLDDQERVLMINQYRHPVGMRLWEIPAGLLDVAGEPPLEAAKRELWEEADRTADHWAILTDVFLSPGSSAEAVRVYLARDAKLVADDQRHERTDEEAEMISTWVPLEEAVAAVLAGKIHNPTAMIAILAAQAARANQHLGLRDANEPFDVHPYLREG
- the xerD gene encoding site-specific tyrosine recombinase XerD translates to MSDQFETPLKRYLQHLAIERGLAENTLASYRRDLLRYVDTMQAAGVEQPQKITELAISGYLQDLSRGNEKHKALSARSVARHSVAIRQLHKYWELEGICVPNPAREIQPPAIGQSLPKAISIDQVTSILESVSIETPAGLRDRAILEFLYSTGARISEVVDLDVDDLHFAQDAVVRLFGKGSKERVVPVGGYAQRAVSDYLVRARPSLAAKGKGTPALFLNQRGGRLSRQSVWLLLSKAAERAGITTEVSPHTLRHSFATHLLEGGADVRVVQELLGHASVTTTQIYTKVTVDSLREAYQLAHPRVN
- a CDS encoding 8-oxo-dGTP diphosphatase — its product is MASNLHGAKQIALVALVQHREGDVQILLGRKRRGFGQGNIVLPGGKIEPGETAKQAAIREFAEETGLRVAAEDLELAAQINFRFPAQPAADMQCTAFIARKATGQLELTEELEPLWADPAALPVTQMWQDSPLWLPQLAAGENFTVEIVLADDNQSVQQISFEYWQ